A single Carassius carassius chromosome 3, fCarCar2.1, whole genome shotgun sequence DNA region contains:
- the LOC132115302 gene encoding growth/differentiation factor 6-B isoform X2 produces the protein MPVKWSVTFQAFLRESRGTRGLLLVEDHGEDLEDRDLSKAILEMLHINKLSAPQQAKPHPYMKHVYQSLDAQARDLRGADGTLVQSFRSIEDSKYGTPGWIWFNTSQLSPFMRVAELVLLRKTLHHKPLSVTVTVHSLSPGPENLSISGPLAEHILSLDRLPPSGYDVFNVTAAITQPPHNSDNLGFQLRFGDESGSLVLHEALTQSLYCLNSSSPSQPLLVVYRSTSMEHQQRASGASSEHRHRPSCMASSEDDRQRIQLRHGRHVAACKLYVHHVNLHTSKLSQWILQPSSFNISVCRGICLKEISASSMTVQRHRKHHGENDLQRSKCTPQGLSSLIVMYSSDTADIIIKELKDIRAERCVCQPTAQ, from the exons ATGCCTGTCAAATGGAGTGTGACATTCCAGGCTTTTCTGAGGGAGAGCA GAGGGACTCGCGGTTTGCTGTTAGTGGAAGATCACGGGGAGGATCTGGAGGATAGAGACCTGAGCAAAGCTATTTTAGAGATGTTGCATATAAACAAACTGTCAGCGCCTCAGCAGGCGAAGCCACACCCCTACATGAAGCACGTTTACCAGTCACTAGACGCACAGGCGAGAGACCTGAGGGGTGCTGATGGGACTCTGGTGCAGAGCTTCAGGAGCATCGAAG aTTCTAAGTATGGCACGCCGGGTTGGATCTGGTTCAACACGTCCCAGCTGAGTCCCTTCATGAGGGTTGCAGAGCTGGTCCTGCTGAGGAAGACTCTTCATCACAAGCCTCTTAGTGTGACGGTCACAGTACACAGTCTTTCACCGGGACCAGAGAACCTGAGCATTAGCGGCCCTCTAGCAGAGCACATATTGAGTCTGGACCGACTGCCTCCATCAGGATATGATGTCTTCAATGTGACAGCTGCAATAACCCAGCCACCGCACAACTCAGACAACTTGGGCTTCCAGCTGCGCTTTGGGGATGAGAGCGGCAGCTTGGTTCTCCATGAAGCCCTGACGCAGAGCCTCTACTGCTTGAACAGCAGCTCTCCCAGCCAGCCGCTCTTAGTGGTCTACAGGAGCACATCGATGGAGCACCAGCAGAGGGCATCAGGAGCGAGCTCAGAGCACAGACACAGACCCAGCTGCATGGCCAGCTCTgaagatgacagacagagaatACAGCTGAGGCACGGGAGACATGTAGCTGCATGCAAACTGTACGTACATCATGTCAACCTTCATACCAGCAAGCTGAGTCAATGGATACTGCAGCCATCCAGTTTCAACATAAGTGTTTGTAG agGTATCTGTTTGAAAGAAATATCTGCTTCATCCATGACTGTTCAGAGACATCGAAAACACCATGGAGAAAATGATTTACAAAG ATCAAAGTGCACTCCACAAGGCCTGTCCTCTCTCATCGTGATGTACAGCAGCGACACAGCGGACATTATTATAAAAGAGCTGAAGGATATCAGAGCAGAGAGATGTGTGTGCCAGCCGACTGCTCAATGA
- the LOC132115302 gene encoding growth/differentiation factor 6-B isoform X1: MRFSASFLCFLIGLLGLGGTRGLLLVEDHGEDLEDRDLSKAILEMLHINKLSAPQQAKPHPYMKHVYQSLDAQARDLRGADGTLVQSFRSIEDSKYGTPGWIWFNTSQLSPFMRVAELVLLRKTLHHKPLSVTVTVHSLSPGPENLSISGPLAEHILSLDRLPPSGYDVFNVTAAITQPPHNSDNLGFQLRFGDESGSLVLHEALTQSLYCLNSSSPSQPLLVVYRSTSMEHQQRASGASSEHRHRPSCMASSEDDRQRIQLRHGRHVAACKLYVHHVNLHTSKLSQWILQPSSFNISVCRGICLKEISASSMTVQRHRKHHGENDLQRSKCTPQGLSSLIVMYSSDTADIIIKELKDIRAERCVCQPTAQ, translated from the exons ATGaggttttcagcatcatttttaTGCTTCCTGATTGGTCTTCTAGGACTAGGAGGGACTCGCGGTTTGCTGTTAGTGGAAGATCACGGGGAGGATCTGGAGGATAGAGACCTGAGCAAAGCTATTTTAGAGATGTTGCATATAAACAAACTGTCAGCGCCTCAGCAGGCGAAGCCACACCCCTACATGAAGCACGTTTACCAGTCACTAGACGCACAGGCGAGAGACCTGAGGGGTGCTGATGGGACTCTGGTGCAGAGCTTCAGGAGCATCGAAG aTTCTAAGTATGGCACGCCGGGTTGGATCTGGTTCAACACGTCCCAGCTGAGTCCCTTCATGAGGGTTGCAGAGCTGGTCCTGCTGAGGAAGACTCTTCATCACAAGCCTCTTAGTGTGACGGTCACAGTACACAGTCTTTCACCGGGACCAGAGAACCTGAGCATTAGCGGCCCTCTAGCAGAGCACATATTGAGTCTGGACCGACTGCCTCCATCAGGATATGATGTCTTCAATGTGACAGCTGCAATAACCCAGCCACCGCACAACTCAGACAACTTGGGCTTCCAGCTGCGCTTTGGGGATGAGAGCGGCAGCTTGGTTCTCCATGAAGCCCTGACGCAGAGCCTCTACTGCTTGAACAGCAGCTCTCCCAGCCAGCCGCTCTTAGTGGTCTACAGGAGCACATCGATGGAGCACCAGCAGAGGGCATCAGGAGCGAGCTCAGAGCACAGACACAGACCCAGCTGCATGGCCAGCTCTgaagatgacagacagagaatACAGCTGAGGCACGGGAGACATGTAGCTGCATGCAAACTGTACGTACATCATGTCAACCTTCATACCAGCAAGCTGAGTCAATGGATACTGCAGCCATCCAGTTTCAACATAAGTGTTTGTAG agGTATCTGTTTGAAAGAAATATCTGCTTCATCCATGACTGTTCAGAGACATCGAAAACACCATGGAGAAAATGATTTACAAAG ATCAAAGTGCACTCCACAAGGCCTGTCCTCTCTCATCGTGATGTACAGCAGCGACACAGCGGACATTATTATAAAAGAGCTGAAGGATATCAGAGCAGAGAGATGTGTGTGCCAGCCGACTGCTCAATGA